The Herpetosiphonaceae bacterium genome contains the following window.
CCTTGCTGAAAACATATCTCAATCCCGTATTCGCCAGATCACGTGCTGAATTTGACGCTGGATCGGTTATTGCGTATAGTTCTTGATACTAAATATCAAGAGTGAAGAAAGACTATGCTTCATCCACGTGCGGCGATACAACCGGCCTCGATCGGCGCTCCATCGGCAGCCGCCGCGATCGAATTGGAAGATGCGACGGTGGCCTACGGCGCGCATGTCGTGCTCGATCACATCACGCTGAAGGTACCAGCGGCGCAGATTATCGGGCTGATCGGGCCGAACGGCGCGGGCAAGACCACGCTGCTCAAGGCGATCGTCGGCGCGACGCGGCTGCTGAGCGGGCGGGTGCGCGTGCTTGGACAGCCGATCGAGTCGGTGCGCCAGCGGGTGGCGTACGTGCCGCAGCGCCGCGATGTCGACTGGAGCTTTCCGCTAAGCGTGCTGGATGTGGTGCTGATGGGGCGCTACGGGCGGCTCGGCATCTGGAAGCGGCCCCGCAGGCATGATCGCGAGATTGCGCTGCATGCGCTGGAGCAGGTGCGGCTCGGCGGGCGGCGCGACTGTCAGATCGGAGAGCTGTCGGGCGGGCAGCAGCAGCGCGTGTTTCTGGCTCGTGCCCTGGCGCAGGAGGCCGATCTGCTGCTGCTGGACGAGCCGTTCAACGGCATCGACACCACAACCCAGAGCGTGATCTTCGACCTGCTCTGCGAGCAGCGCAACCAGGGCCATACGGTGCTGCTCTCCACGCACGACCTGCACTCCGTCGAGCAAAACTGCGATCAACTGGTGGCGCTCAATCGCGGCATTGTCGCCTTCGGCCCCGTCGATCAGGTCTTTACCGCGCCGATCCTGCGCTCGACCTTCGGCTCGCAGGTGGCGGTCGTCGGCGATGAGCAGGCGGTGATTGTCAATCGGTAGAAGAACCAAGAACCAAGAACAGAGGACAAAGAACAAAAGCGGAGGAATGGGAGGAATCGCTGGGCTTTGTTCCGCTGTG
Protein-coding sequences here:
- a CDS encoding metal ABC transporter ATP-binding protein encodes the protein MLHPRAAIQPASIGAPSAAAAIELEDATVAYGAHVVLDHITLKVPAAQIIGLIGPNGAGKTTLLKAIVGATRLLSGRVRVLGQPIESVRQRVAYVPQRRDVDWSFPLSVLDVVLMGRYGRLGIWKRPRRHDREIALHALEQVRLGGRRDCQIGELSGGQQQRVFLARALAQEADLLLLDEPFNGIDTTTQSVIFDLLCEQRNQGHTVLLSTHDLHSVEQNCDQLVALNRGIVAFGPVDQVFTAPILRSTFGSQVAVVGDEQAVIVNR